A genomic window from Cupriavidus basilensis includes:
- a CDS encoding ABC transporter permease → MTRDASESAKATNGARFPFSLQRWWSIVLKEFLQLRRDRVTFGMIVGLPIVQLMLFGFAINTDPRHLTTAVIAADQSEFTRSFVAGMQATTYFNVVGTLPDEAAGREALMKGEVQFVLSIPPDFTSRLLRGERPALLVEADATDPSATGSAIAALSQLPFSVADKDLQGALAHLAGGKPPFDVQVQRLYNPEGLTQYNIIPGLMGVILTMTMVMMTGLAMTRERERGTMENLLATPVRPLEVISGKIVPYIFIGLIQATIILLAARWVFGVPFVGSVVAVYLAALLFIAANLTVGITLSSLAQNQLQAVQLTFFYFLPNLLLSGFMFPFQGMPRWAQAIGNVLPMTYFNRLIRGILLKGNSWTELWPNVWPMALFTVVVMTIAVRFYRRTLD, encoded by the coding sequence ATGACGCGCGACGCAAGCGAATCGGCCAAGGCCACCAACGGCGCACGCTTCCCGTTCTCCCTGCAGCGCTGGTGGAGCATCGTGCTCAAGGAGTTCCTGCAGCTGCGGCGGGACCGCGTTACCTTCGGCATGATCGTCGGCCTGCCCATCGTGCAGCTGATGCTGTTTGGCTTCGCCATCAACACCGATCCGCGCCACCTCACCACCGCGGTCATCGCCGCGGACCAGAGCGAGTTCACCCGCTCCTTCGTGGCCGGCATGCAGGCAACCACCTACTTCAACGTGGTCGGCACCCTGCCCGACGAGGCCGCCGGGCGCGAGGCGCTGATGAAGGGCGAGGTGCAGTTCGTGCTCAGCATCCCGCCCGACTTCACCAGCCGGCTGCTGCGCGGCGAACGCCCGGCGCTGCTGGTGGAGGCCGATGCCACCGACCCGTCCGCCACCGGCTCGGCCATCGCCGCGCTGTCGCAGCTGCCGTTCTCGGTCGCCGACAAGGACCTCCAGGGCGCGCTAGCGCACCTGGCGGGCGGCAAGCCGCCCTTTGACGTGCAGGTGCAGCGCCTTTATAACCCGGAGGGACTCACGCAGTACAACATCATTCCCGGGCTGATGGGCGTGATCCTGACCATGACCATGGTCATGATGACGGGCCTGGCGATGACGCGCGAACGCGAGCGCGGCACCATGGAAAACCTGCTTGCCACGCCGGTCAGGCCGCTGGAGGTGATCAGCGGCAAGATCGTGCCCTACATCTTCATCGGCCTGATCCAGGCCACCATCATCCTGCTGGCCGCGCGCTGGGTCTTCGGCGTGCCCTTTGTCGGCTCGGTGGTCGCGGTCTACCTGGCGGCGCTGCTGTTTATCGCCGCCAACCTGACCGTGGGCATCACACTGTCGTCGCTTGCGCAAAACCAGTTGCAAGCGGTGCAGCTGACGTTCTTCTACTTCCTGCCGAACCTGCTGCTATCCGGCTTCATGTTTCCCTTCCAGGGGATGCCACGCTGGGCGCAAGCCATTGGCAACGTGCTGCCGATGACTTACTTCAACCGCCTGATCCGCGGAATCCTGCTCAAGGGCAACAGCTGGACCGAGCTATGGCCGAACGTGTGGCCGATGGCCCTGTTCACGGTCGTCGTCATGACCATTGCAGTGCGTTTTTATCGCCGCACGCTGGATTGA
- a CDS encoding efflux transporter outer membrane subunit, with amino-acid sequence MHASPHGKSTSRTALAVLAAAMLSACAVGPDFTAPAAPAAPSYTEGTQPTRTSAADAPHGQAQTLESGADVPAQWWTLLRSPALDRAIRAALDASPTLAQAQARIEQARQELVATTGARLLPRVDAKLNTTRQQVDVNSLGITAFPSPGPFTLYGASVAISYTLDLFGGQRRELEGLRAAVDYQRFELEAARLTLAGNVATAAIREAGLRAQIAGTEAIVAAQQRQLAITEQRLRAGGVAQVDAQRQRNELAQSQALLPGLAQQLAATRHQLAVYLGQAPASAQLPEFRLEDLTLPATLPVSLPSAMARRRPDIRAAEALLHQASANIGVATAQRYPQLTLSGSAGTQALSARDLFGSLNVWSLAAGLAQPVFRGGELVARKRAAQAAYAQSLAAYQQTVLQGLREVADSLRALQADANTLQARADSAKQAADTLSIVTGQYRLGGVSQLAVLDAERQYRQAALALSQATASRFTDSVALLQALGGGWWQAEAEAAAAQ; translated from the coding sequence ATGCATGCCTCGCCACACGGTAAATCCACATCCCGCACGGCTCTCGCCGTACTGGCGGCAGCCATGCTTTCGGCCTGCGCGGTGGGCCCGGACTTCACCGCGCCGGCAGCGCCCGCCGCGCCGTCCTATACCGAGGGCACGCAGCCAACGCGCACCAGCGCCGCCGACGCACCGCACGGCCAGGCGCAAACGCTGGAGAGCGGCGCCGATGTGCCGGCGCAATGGTGGACGCTGTTGCGCAGCCCCGCGCTGGACCGCGCCATCCGCGCGGCGCTGGACGCCAGCCCGACGCTGGCGCAAGCACAGGCCCGCATCGAACAGGCGCGCCAGGAACTGGTGGCCACCACCGGCGCGCGCCTGCTGCCGCGGGTGGACGCCAAGCTCAACACCACGCGCCAGCAGGTCGACGTCAACTCACTCGGCATCACCGCCTTTCCCAGTCCCGGGCCGTTCACGCTGTACGGCGCCAGCGTGGCAATCTCCTACACGCTCGACCTGTTCGGCGGCCAGCGCCGCGAGCTCGAAGGCCTGCGCGCGGCGGTGGACTACCAACGCTTCGAGCTGGAAGCCGCGCGCCTGACGCTGGCCGGCAACGTGGCCACGGCCGCCATCCGCGAGGCTGGCTTGCGCGCGCAGATTGCCGGCACCGAGGCCATCGTGGCGGCACAGCAGCGCCAGCTCGCCATCACCGAGCAACGCTTGCGCGCCGGCGGCGTGGCGCAGGTGGACGCGCAGCGCCAGCGCAATGAACTGGCGCAGAGCCAGGCCTTGCTGCCGGGCCTGGCGCAGCAGCTTGCGGCCACGCGGCATCAGCTTGCCGTGTATCTGGGACAGGCGCCCGCAAGTGCCCAGCTGCCCGAGTTCCGGCTGGAAGATCTCACCTTGCCCGCCACGCTTCCGGTGAGCCTGCCCTCCGCCATGGCAAGGCGGCGCCCGGATATCCGCGCGGCCGAGGCGCTGCTGCACCAGGCGTCGGCCAATATCGGCGTGGCCACCGCGCAGCGCTACCCGCAGCTCACGCTGTCCGGCAGCGCCGGCACGCAGGCGCTCTCCGCGCGTGATCTGTTTGGCAGCCTCAACGTGTGGTCGCTAGCCGCGGGACTGGCGCAGCCGGTGTTCCGGGGCGGCGAGCTGGTGGCGCGCAAGCGCGCGGCGCAAGCGGCCTACGCGCAATCGCTCGCGGCCTACCAGCAAACGGTGCTGCAGGGCCTGCGTGAAGTCGCGGATTCGCTGCGCGCGCTGCAGGCCGATGCCAACACCTTGCAGGCGCGCGCCGACAGTGCGAAGCAGGCCGCCGATACGCTATCGATCGTGACCGGCCAGTATCGGCTCGGCGGCGTCAGCCAGCTTGCTGTGCTCGATGCCGAGCGGCAGTACCGGCAGGCCGCGCTCGCACTGTCGCAGGCTACCGCCAGCCGCTTTACCGATTCCGTGGCCCTGCTGCAGGCGCTAGGGGGCGGCTGGTGGCAGGCGGAGGCGGAGGCGGCCGCTGCGCAGTAA
- a CDS encoding cytochrome-c peroxidase → MPPRFVLPPVSSPIRRFANGALLLSIALTLAGCGKSAQEGVAAAPAPASAPAASQDGAPSRPAYADAFYTMMATRRPQVPAMAALGKALFFDPALSASGRLACASCHSPEHAYGPANDLSVQLGGPDMLRAGARAAPSLRYVQNVPPFSEHFHENDGNDSEDQGPTGGHNWDGRASSTHEQAGIPLLSPHEMANADAAAVAARLRTGKHAQTLREVFGADILERDEVAFQAALMALEVFQETPSEFYPYSSKYDAFLRRQVKLSEQEARGLHLFNDPAKGNCAACHPSAISADGVFPAFSDFGFIALGVPRNRKLAVNADPAFFDMGLCGPDRTDLKARAEYCGLFRTPGLRNVAQRKTFFHNGAFHSLEEVLRFYVQRDSNPGKWYPRKADGSIDKFDDLPARYRDNVNMEPPFGGAPGSKAALSEAEIRDVIAFLKTLNDGYRLPAAH, encoded by the coding sequence ATGCCACCGCGCTTTGTTCTGCCGCCAGTTTCTTCGCCGATCCGCCGCTTTGCCAACGGGGCCTTGCTGCTGTCTATCGCCCTGACCCTTGCGGGCTGTGGCAAGTCCGCACAGGAGGGCGTGGCCGCGGCCCCGGCCCCGGCATCCGCGCCGGCGGCCAGCCAGGACGGCGCGCCTTCGCGGCCAGCCTATGCCGACGCGTTCTACACCATGATGGCAACGCGCCGGCCGCAGGTGCCGGCCATGGCCGCGCTTGGCAAGGCGCTGTTCTTTGATCCCGCATTGTCTGCGTCCGGCCGGCTCGCGTGCGCAAGCTGCCACAGCCCGGAACACGCCTATGGGCCGGCCAACGACCTGTCGGTGCAACTGGGCGGCCCCGACATGCTGCGTGCCGGCGCGCGCGCGGCGCCGTCGCTGCGCTATGTGCAGAACGTGCCGCCGTTCTCCGAGCATTTCCACGAGAACGACGGCAACGACAGCGAAGACCAGGGCCCTACCGGCGGCCACAACTGGGACGGGCGGGCGTCTTCCACGCACGAGCAGGCCGGCATTCCCTTGCTGTCCCCGCATGAGATGGCGAACGCGGACGCGGCGGCGGTGGCCGCCAGGCTGCGCACCGGCAAGCATGCGCAGACCTTGCGCGAGGTGTTTGGCGCCGACATCCTGGAGCGCGACGAGGTAGCCTTCCAGGCCGCGCTGATGGCGCTCGAGGTGTTCCAGGAAACGCCGTCCGAGTTCTATCCCTACAGCAGCAAGTACGATGCGTTCCTGCGCAGGCAGGTCAAGCTGAGCGAGCAGGAGGCGCGCGGCCTGCACCTGTTCAACGATCCCGCCAAGGGCAACTGCGCGGCCTGCCACCCCAGCGCGATCAGCGCCGATGGCGTCTTTCCCGCCTTCAGCGATTTTGGCTTCATCGCGCTGGGCGTGCCGCGCAACCGCAAGCTGGCGGTCAATGCCGATCCGGCCTTCTTCGACATGGGCCTGTGCGGGCCGGATCGCACCGACCTGAAGGCGCGCGCCGAATACTGTGGCCTGTTCCGCACCCCCGGCCTGCGCAACGTGGCGCAACGCAAGACCTTTTTCCACAACGGCGCCTTTCATTCGCTAGAAGAGGTGTTGCGCTTCTACGTGCAACGGGACAGCAATCCCGGCAAGTGGTACCCGCGCAAGGCCGACGGCAGCATCGACAAGTTCGACGACCTGCCGGCGCGGTATCGTGACAATGTCAATATGGAACCGCCGTTTGGCGGCGCGCCAGGCAGCAAGGCCGCGCTGTCGGAGGCGGAGATCCGCGACGTCATCGCGTTCCTGAAGACCCTCAACGACGGCTACCGCTTGCCTGCAGCCCATTGA
- a CDS encoding pyridoxal phosphate-dependent aminotransferase produces the protein MSTSPSGFACAPAAARATVHHLRASRIREVANAGIGLPDVLPFWFGESDQVTPAFIRDAASRALAGGATFYTHNLGIAPLRSALADYVSALHGATALDNVVVTSAGVNALMLAAQLVAGPGDRAVAVTPLWPNLVEIPKILGAEVETVSLDYGAHGWTLDLDKLLAALTPDTRLLMINSPNNPTGWVMSRADQQAVLAHCRRHGIWIIADEVYERLYYGKGDGAIAPSFLDIASRDERVICVNSFSKAWLMTGWRLGWMVLPAALTDDLGKLVEYNTSCAPSFVQEAGIVAVREGEAFTRELVGRLRAARDHLVSALAVVPGVDVHAPEGAMYVFFRLAGASDSLALCKQLVREARLGLAPGSAFGDEGEGFVRWCYACDPARLDEGVRRLRGFLGR, from the coding sequence ATGTCCACCAGCCCGTCCGGCTTTGCGTGCGCCCCGGCCGCAGCCCGCGCCACCGTCCATCACCTGCGCGCCTCGCGCATCCGCGAGGTGGCCAATGCCGGCATCGGCCTGCCCGACGTGCTGCCCTTCTGGTTCGGCGAATCCGACCAGGTCACGCCCGCCTTTATCCGCGACGCCGCCAGCCGGGCACTGGCCGGCGGGGCGACGTTCTACACGCACAACCTGGGCATCGCCCCGCTGCGCAGCGCGCTCGCTGACTACGTCAGCGCGCTGCATGGCGCCACCGCCCTGGACAACGTGGTGGTGACCAGCGCCGGCGTCAACGCGCTGATGCTGGCCGCCCAACTGGTGGCAGGGCCCGGCGACCGCGCGGTTGCCGTCACGCCGCTGTGGCCCAACCTGGTGGAAATCCCCAAGATCCTTGGCGCCGAGGTGGAAACCGTCTCGCTCGATTACGGCGCGCACGGCTGGACCCTGGATCTCGACAAGCTGCTGGCCGCGCTGACGCCAGATACGCGCTTGCTGATGATCAACTCGCCGAACAACCCTACCGGCTGGGTGATGTCGCGCGCGGACCAGCAAGCGGTGCTCGCGCACTGCCGGCGCCATGGCATCTGGATCATTGCCGATGAAGTGTACGAGCGGTTGTATTACGGCAAAGGCGATGGCGCCATCGCGCCGTCGTTCCTGGATATCGCCAGCCGCGACGAGCGGGTGATCTGCGTCAACTCGTTCTCCAAGGCCTGGTTGATGACCGGCTGGCGGCTGGGCTGGATGGTGCTGCCCGCAGCGCTCACCGACGACCTGGGCAAGCTGGTTGAGTACAACACGTCGTGCGCGCCGTCCTTCGTGCAGGAAGCCGGCATTGTGGCGGTGCGGGAGGGCGAGGCCTTTACCCGTGAGCTGGTCGGCCGGCTGCGCGCGGCGCGCGATCACCTGGTGAGCGCGTTGGCTGTGGTGCCGGGCGTGGATGTGCATGCGCCCGAGGGGGCCATGTATGTGTTCTTCCGGCTGGCCGGCGCCAGCGACAGTCTTGCGCTGTGCAAGCAGCTGGTGCGCGAGGCACGGCTCGGGCTGGCGCCGGGGAGTGCGTTCGGGGACGAGGGGGAGGGCTTTGTGCGGTGGTGCTATGCGTGTGATCCGGCGAGGCTGGATGAGGGTGTGCGACGGTTGCGCGGGTTTCTGGGGCGGTGA
- the uvrA gene encoding excinuclease ABC subunit UvrA, giving the protein MSSGVIRIRGARQHNLKNLDLDLHTGEMTVVTGPSGSGKSSLVFDTLYAEGQRRYVETFSAYARQFLDRMDRPQVDRVDGVPPAIAIDQTNPVRSSRSTVGTMTELNDHLKLLYARAAELFDRQTAQPVRHDSPETIYAELQARAAQGDPRLVVTFPVELPETTTDAEIEQWLSVSGYTRVQAQRVVASPTGPRKVLDVVADRFRLGNTEKVRVLEAIEASLKRGSGRVNVYVTDAANEGAQAQVWRFSTGLHSPESDIRYADPQPALFSFNSAYGACETCRGFGRVIGVDLGLVIPDERKTLRGGAIKPMQTPAWKECQDDLMRYAAKAGIPRDVAWSSLTPAERAWVIDGSPDWNGKWNTHWYGVKRFFDYLESKAYKMHIRVLLSKYRSYTPCETCGGARLKTEALLWRLGSKPGADAVCAPQKRFAPRGVDWDRTQLEALPGLTVHDLMLMPIERIRKFFDELTLPSLMLDDALKLLLAEVRTRLKYLCDVGLGYLTLDRQSRTLSGGEVQRINLTTALGTSLVKTLFVLDEPSIGLHPRDLNRIVEAMHRLRDAGNTLVVVEHDPSVMLAADRLIDMGPGPGERGGNIIFDGTPADIRGSGTLTGEYLAGHRQVTDLSRWTPRAVDAATPRIVLEGASEHNLRDVTVEIPLQRLVCVTGVSGSGKSTLLQDVLYPAMARQFGKSTDAPGAFRSLTGAEQVADVVFVDQSPIGKTARSNPASYVGAFDEIRKLFAKAPMALQRSYTAGMFSFNSGDGRCPTCGGSGFEHVEMQFLSDVYLRCPDCDGRRYRAEILEVKIERALPGQPPRALSVADVLELTVSEAVAYFAGDAAVLRVLQPIVDVGLEYVKLGQPVPTLSGGEAQRLKLAGYLAETAQASNTRVKPMPYECKLFMFDEPTTGLHFDDIAKLMRAFGKLLDGGHSLIVIEHNLDVVRAADWIIDLGPEGGDAGGEVLCVGTPEDVKRCAHSHTGKALLQYDRAVGHAFVAQDAGVPLQAALRAARARRAIEGEDVVRIVNAHEHNLKALNVDIPHGKFNVITGVSGSGKSTLAFDILFHEGQRRYLESLNAYARSIVQPAGRPEVDAVYGIPPTVAIEQRLSRGGRKSTVATTSEVWHFLRLMYVKLGIQHCIHDGTPVTSQSPESIAAQLLRDYKGQHVGLLAPLVVSRKGVYTDLAKWAKARGNTHLRVDGEFLPVDPWPRLDRFREHTIELPVGDIIVSADNEAALRALLGQALEAGKGVMHLLAPLDGLQHAMGNGGTARVGSTTVFSTKRACPVCSTSYPELDPRLFSYNSKHGWCTSCVGTGLTLTREQRAAYDDTVMADDNRGREQTLPSEQQEPDDVADTPCADCGGTRLNPVARAVTFDTHPIVAVAQWTVSDTHRWVQGLHLAGREGEIARDVVSEIRSRLQFLEEVGLGYLSLDRAAPSLSGGEAQRIRLAAQLGSNLQGVCYVLDEPTIGLHPRDNQILLDALRKLGEKGNTLVVVEHDEDTIRCADHIIDIGPGAGKRGGTLVAQGGVAALSASADSLTGQFLAQPILHPLQPRREVTPAGKNNEAVPERWLTVHNATKHNLRNVTASIPLARLVAITGVSGSGKSTLARDVLMANLLDAVGRSVMSSPATRRARKAAGSEAPARSQATARTEPRRKLEVTHNWQGCESITGYESIDRVLEVDQTPIGKTPRSCPATYIGVWDTIRKLFAQTLEAKARGYSASRFSFNTGDGRCPACEGQGVRTIGMSFLPDVKVHCDVCHGQRFNPETLAVTWRGKNIGDVLTMEIDEAVEFFSAMSNIAHPLQLMKDVGLGYLTLGQPSPTLSGGEAQRIKLVTELSKVRDDITRRGQQAPHTLYVLDEPTVGLHMADVAKLIRVLHRLADGGHSVVVIEHDLDVIAEADWILDLGPEGGVAGGGIVAATDPEGLVRVRASHTGAALAPVLARGKAAGKATPESGNDARHRLAAAQ; this is encoded by the coding sequence ATGTCATCCGGTGTCATCCGTATCCGCGGAGCCCGTCAGCACAATCTCAAGAATCTCGACCTCGATCTGCACACCGGCGAAATGACCGTGGTGACGGGGCCGTCGGGCTCGGGCAAATCGAGCCTGGTGTTCGATACGCTTTACGCCGAAGGGCAGCGGCGCTATGTCGAAACCTTCAGCGCCTACGCGCGCCAGTTCCTGGACCGCATGGACCGGCCGCAGGTGGACCGGGTGGACGGCGTGCCGCCGGCCATCGCCATCGACCAGACCAACCCGGTGCGCAGTTCGCGCTCCACGGTCGGCACGATGACGGAGCTCAACGATCACTTGAAGCTGCTGTACGCGCGCGCCGCTGAGCTGTTCGACCGCCAGACCGCGCAGCCCGTGCGGCATGACTCGCCGGAGACCATCTACGCGGAGCTGCAAGCACGTGCCGCCCAGGGTGATCCGCGCCTGGTGGTCACCTTTCCGGTGGAACTGCCGGAAACCACCACCGATGCCGAGATCGAGCAGTGGCTCTCCGTCAGCGGCTACACGCGTGTGCAGGCGCAGCGCGTGGTGGCTTCGCCCACCGGCCCGCGCAAGGTGCTGGACGTGGTGGCCGACCGCTTCCGCCTGGGCAATACCGAGAAGGTGCGGGTGCTGGAAGCCATCGAGGCCTCGCTCAAGCGCGGCAGCGGCCGGGTCAATGTCTACGTGACCGACGCGGCCAACGAGGGTGCGCAGGCGCAGGTGTGGCGGTTCTCGACCGGCCTGCACAGCCCGGAAAGCGATATCCGCTATGCCGATCCGCAGCCCGCGCTGTTCTCCTTCAACTCCGCCTACGGCGCCTGCGAGACTTGCCGCGGCTTCGGCCGCGTGATTGGCGTGGACCTCGGCCTGGTGATCCCGGACGAGCGCAAGACGCTGCGCGGCGGCGCCATCAAGCCGATGCAGACGCCGGCCTGGAAGGAGTGCCAGGACGACCTGATGCGCTACGCCGCCAAGGCGGGCATCCCGCGCGACGTGGCGTGGTCCAGCCTCACCCCGGCCGAGCGGGCCTGGGTCATCGACGGCTCGCCGGACTGGAACGGCAAGTGGAATACGCACTGGTATGGCGTCAAGCGCTTCTTCGACTACCTGGAGTCGAAGGCCTACAAGATGCATATCCGCGTGCTGCTGTCCAAGTACCGCAGCTATACGCCGTGCGAGACCTGCGGCGGCGCGCGGCTCAAGACGGAGGCGCTGCTGTGGCGCCTGGGCAGCAAGCCGGGTGCGGACGCCGTATGCGCGCCGCAGAAGCGCTTCGCGCCGCGCGGCGTGGACTGGGACCGCACGCAGCTCGAAGCGCTGCCGGGGCTGACCGTGCACGACCTGATGCTGATGCCGATCGAGCGCATCCGCAAGTTCTTCGACGAGCTAACGCTGCCGAGCCTGATGCTTGATGATGCGCTCAAGCTGCTGCTGGCCGAGGTGCGCACGCGCCTGAAATACCTGTGCGACGTGGGCCTGGGCTACCTGACGCTGGACCGCCAGAGCCGCACGCTGTCCGGCGGCGAGGTGCAACGCATCAACCTCACCACCGCACTCGGCACCTCGCTGGTCAAGACGCTGTTCGTGCTGGACGAGCCCAGCATCGGCCTGCACCCGCGCGACCTGAACCGCATCGTCGAGGCCATGCATCGCCTGCGTGACGCCGGCAATACGCTGGTGGTGGTGGAGCACGATCCTTCGGTGATGCTCGCGGCAGACCGGCTCATCGACATGGGCCCAGGGCCGGGCGAGCGCGGCGGCAACATCATCTTTGACGGCACGCCCGCCGATATCCGCGGCTCGGGCACGCTCACCGGCGAATATCTTGCCGGCCATCGCCAGGTGACCGATCTCTCCCGCTGGACGCCGCGCGCGGTCGACGCCGCGACGCCGCGCATCGTGCTCGAAGGCGCCTCCGAGCACAATCTGCGCGACGTCACCGTGGAGATCCCGCTGCAGCGGCTGGTGTGCGTGACCGGCGTTTCCGGCTCGGGCAAGTCCACCTTGCTGCAGGACGTGCTGTATCCCGCCATGGCGCGCCAGTTCGGCAAGTCCACGGATGCGCCCGGCGCCTTTCGCAGCCTGACGGGCGCGGAACAGGTGGCCGACGTGGTGTTCGTCGACCAGTCGCCCATCGGCAAGACCGCGCGCTCCAACCCTGCCAGCTATGTGGGGGCCTTCGACGAGATCCGCAAGCTGTTCGCCAAGGCGCCAATGGCGCTGCAGCGCAGCTATACCGCCGGCATGTTCAGCTTTAACTCGGGCGACGGGCGCTGCCCCACCTGCGGCGGCTCGGGCTTCGAGCACGTCGAGATGCAGTTCCTCTCCGACGTCTACCTGCGCTGCCCGGATTGCGATGGACGGCGCTACCGCGCGGAAATCCTCGAAGTGAAGATCGAGCGCGCGCTGCCGGGCCAGCCGCCGCGCGCGCTCAGCGTGGCCGATGTGCTCGAGCTGACCGTGAGCGAGGCCGTGGCGTACTTTGCTGGCGACGCGGCGGTGCTGCGCGTGCTGCAGCCGATCGTCGACGTGGGCCTGGAGTATGTGAAGCTGGGCCAGCCGGTGCCGACATTGTCGGGGGGCGAGGCCCAGCGGCTGAAGCTGGCCGGCTACCTGGCCGAGACCGCGCAGGCGAGCAATACGCGCGTCAAGCCGATGCCGTACGAGTGCAAGCTGTTCATGTTCGACGAGCCCACCACCGGGCTGCACTTCGACGACATCGCCAAGCTGATGCGCGCTTTCGGCAAGCTGCTCGATGGCGGCCACTCGCTGATCGTGATCGAGCACAACCTCGACGTGGTGCGCGCCGCCGACTGGATCATCGACCTCGGCCCAGAGGGCGGCGATGCCGGCGGTGAAGTGCTGTGCGTGGGCACGCCGGAAGACGTCAAGCGCTGCGCGCACTCGCATACCGGCAAGGCGCTGCTGCAATACGACCGCGCCGTCGGCCATGCCTTTGTCGCGCAGGATGCGGGCGTGCCCTTGCAGGCCGCCTTGCGCGCGGCGCGCGCGCGCCGCGCCATCGAAGGCGAGGACGTGGTGCGCATCGTCAACGCGCACGAGCACAACCTGAAGGCGCTCAACGTCGATATCCCGCACGGCAAGTTCAATGTGATCACCGGTGTGTCGGGATCGGGCAAATCCACGCTCGCCTTCGACATCCTGTTCCATGAAGGGCAGCGCCGCTATCTCGAATCCCTCAATGCCTACGCGCGCTCCATCGTGCAGCCCGCCGGGCGCCCGGAGGTGGACGCGGTGTACGGCATTCCGCCCACCGTGGCGATCGAGCAGCGCCTGTCGCGCGGCGGCCGCAAGAGCACGGTGGCGACCACTTCCGAGGTCTGGCATTTCCTGCGGCTGATGTATGTGAAGCTGGGTATCCAGCATTGCATCCACGACGGCACGCCCGTGACTTCGCAAAGCCCCGAGTCCATCGCGGCGCAATTGCTGCGCGACTACAAGGGCCAGCATGTGGGCCTGCTGGCGCCGCTGGTGGTCAGCCGCAAGGGTGTCTATACCGACCTGGCCAAATGGGCCAAGGCGCGCGGCAACACGCACCTGCGCGTGGACGGCGAATTCCTGCCGGTGGACCCGTGGCCGCGCCTGGACCGTTTCCGCGAGCACACCATCGAACTGCCGGTGGGTGACATCATCGTGTCCGCGGACAACGAAGCCGCATTGCGCGCGCTGCTCGGGCAGGCGCTGGAAGCCGGCAAGGGCGTGATGCACCTGCTGGCGCCGCTCGATGGCCTGCAGCATGCCATGGGCAACGGCGGCACCGCTCGCGTCGGCAGCACCACGGTGTTCTCCACCAAGCGCGCTTGCCCGGTGTGCAGCACCAGCTATCCGGAACTGGACCCGCGCCTGTTTTCCTACAACAGCAAGCACGGCTGGTGCACCAGCTGCGTGGGCACCGGCCTGACCCTCACGCGCGAGCAGCGTGCGGCCTACGACGACACCGTGATGGCCGACGACAACCGCGGGCGCGAGCAGACGCTGCCCTCGGAGCAGCAGGAGCCCGATGACGTCGCCGATACGCCCTGCGCGGACTGCGGCGGCACGCGGCTGAACCCGGTGGCGCGCGCGGTCACCTTCGACACGCACCCCATCGTGGCAGTGGCGCAGTGGACGGTCTCCGACACGCACCGCTGGGTGCAGGGCCTGCACCTGGCCGGGCGCGAAGGCGAGATCGCGCGCGATGTGGTGAGCGAGATCCGCAGCCGCCTGCAGTTCCTGGAGGAGGTCGGCCTGGGCTACCTCAGCCTGGACCGCGCCGCGCCCAGCCTGTCCGGCGGCGAGGCGCAGCGCATCCGGCTGGCGGCGCAGCTTGGCAGCAACCTGCAGGGCGTGTGCTACGTGCTTGACGAGCCCACCATCGGGCTGCATCCGCGCGACAACCAGATCCTGCTCGACGCCCTGCGCAAGCTCGGCGAGAAGGGCAACACGTTGGTGGTGGTGGAGCACGACGAGGACACCATCCGCTGCGCCGACCACATCATCGACATCGGCCCCGGCGCCGGCAAGCGCGGCGGCACGCTGGTGGCGCAAGGCGGCGTGGCCGCGCTGTCGGCCAGTGCGGATTCGCTCACCGGGCAGTTCCTCGCCCAACCGATCCTGCATCCGTTGCAGCCGCGCCGTGAGGTGACGCCGGCGGGCAAGAACAACGAGGCCGTACCCGAGCGCTGGCTGACCGTGCATAACGCCACGAAGCACAACCTGCGCAACGTGACCGCCAGCATTCCGCTGGCGCGGCTGGTCGCCATCACGGGCGTCAGCGGTTCCGGCAAGTCCACGCTGGCGCGCGATGTGCTGATGGCCAACCTGCTCGACGCGGTGGGCCGCTCGGTGATGTCGTCGCCGGCCACGCGGCGCGCGCGCAAGGCGGCTGGCAGCGAGGCGCCCGCGCGCTCGCAAGCCACGGCGCGCACCGAGCCGCGCCGCAAGCTGGAGGTCACGCACAACTGGCAGGGTTGCGAGTCCATCACCGGGTATGAAAGCATCGACCGCGTGCTGGAGGTCGACCAGACCCCGATCGGCAAGACGCCGCGCTCCTGCCCGGCCACGTATATCGGCGTGTGGGACACCATCCGCAAGCTGTTCGCGCAGACGCTGGAGGCCAAGGCGCGCGGCTATTCCGCCTCGCGCTTTTCCTTCAACACCGGCGACGGGCGTTGCCCGGCCTGCGAGGGGCAAGGCGTGCGCACCATCGGCATGAGCTTCCTGCCGGACGTGAAGGTGCATTGCGATGTCTGCCACGGCCAGCGCTTCAACCCGGAGACGCTGGCGGTCACCTGGCGCGGCAAGAATATCGGCGACGTGCTGACCATGGAGATCGACGAGGCGGTGGAGTTCTTCTCCGCCATGTCCAATATCGCGCACCCACTGCAGCTGATGAAGGACGTGGGCCTGGGCTACCTGACGCTGGGCCAGCCGTCGCCCACGCTGTCCGGCGGCGAAGCGCAGCGCATCAAGCTGGTGACCGAACTGTCCAAGGTGCGGGACGACATCACCCGCCGTGGGCAGCAGGCGCCGCACACGCTGTACGTGCTGGATGAGCCTACCGTGGGCCTGCACATGGCCGATGTGGCCAAGCTGATCCGCGTGCTGCACCGGCTGGCCGATGGCGGGCACAGCGTGGTGGTGATCGAGCATGATCTCGACGTGATCGCCGAGGCTGACTGGATCCTCGACCTGGGCCCGGAAGGCGGCGTGGCGGGCGGCGGCATTGTCGCCGCGACCGACCCCGAGGGGCTGGTGCGGGTGCGGGCCAGCCACACCGGCGCGGCGCTGGCGCCGGTGCTGGCCCGCGGCAAGGCGGCTGGCAAGGCAACGCCAGAGAGCGGCAACGACGCCAGGCACCGCCTTGCGGCGGCGCAGTAA